Sequence from the Ostrea edulis chromosome 8, xbOstEdul1.1, whole genome shotgun sequence genome:
CGGTGGCACAGACAAGGCCAAAGAAGTGCAGGTAGCCATAATACTCAGTTGCAGAGGCCCCCACGTTGTAGAAATTTATGACCAATTTCAGTGGGAAGATGGTATTGATAAGAATGACCCTGAAAAACTGTTTGAGAAATTACAATCTTATTGTAACTCCAGGTCAAATGAAGTACTTGAATCACACAGATTTTGGAAGCTCCCATACCAAGATCCATTTGATAGTTTTCTCACAGATCTGAAGACACGTGCAGCATCCTGCAACTTTCAAGAAGCAGACAGAATGATGAGAGACAAAATAGTATTCACGGTTACTGGGAAATTACAGGAACTTCTACTCAGAGAGGACAAACTTACACTGGAAAGAACTATTCAAGTATGCAGAGCATATGAACAATCGAACAGACAAGTAAAGGAGCTACGTGAAACcactttgaaaatgaacaagatACAGAAATCGAATGACAAGCACAGTAAACAAAAATTTGAGAAAAAGAAGGAAATTCCAAAGACTAACAAAACTCAATTTAAGAGAAAAGACTGTGAATTCTGTGGGTACAAACACGAACCAGGTAAATTAAAGTGTCCAGCATGGGGAAAATGTTGCGAACAGTGTGGTGGAAGAAATCATTTCAAAGCAAAGTGTAAGAAGATACATTCAGTTAGCCAGGAAGAAGAATTTGATGAGGATCAGTGGTCGAAAGCTGTTAGTGCTGGTGGCAAGGAAGTGACTGCAATCATGCAAGTTGATGATTGTGACATCAGATTTCAACTTGATAGTGCCGCAGATGTTAATACAATTTCTCAGCGTCATGTTCGCAAGGTGCAATGCAAACCGACCAAAGCCCGTTTGAACATGTGGAACAAGACAAACATGAAACCATTCGGTGAGGCAGATCTGACAGTTATCAATCCACGCACAAATGAAAAACACCAACTCAGATTCATTGTTGTTCCGAATCAGTACACATGCTTATTTGGACTTGAAACTGTGCAGAAATTGAAATTGATTACTATAAATGATGAAAGATTCATAGCCAGTGTATCAAGCAGTGACCTAGGTGATTTGGGAACAGCACATCTACATGTTGACCAAAACGTACGACCCTAAGCTCTTCCCTGCAGGAAGATCCCTATCGCGCTTCAAAGTTTGGTACGAGAGGAACTTCAGAAACTTGAAGATAGAGGAGTCCTAATTCCAATAACAGAACCTACTCCATGGGTTAAGTCAGATGGCTATTGCTCGTAAAGCCAACGGAAAACTAAGACTGTGTATTGACCCACAAGCACTCAACACAGCATTAATGAGGGAACAATATCACTTGCCTGTTCCCGATGACATTCTACCACAGCTCAGCAAGGCTAGAATCTTCACAAAACTTGATGTCAAAGAGGCTTTTTGGCACGTGAAGTTGAACGAGGAATCCAGCAGACTGACGACAATGATAACTCCTTTTGGAAGGTATAGATGGGCAAGACTACCTTTTGGACTAAAGGTATCAAGTGAAATATTCCAGAGAAAACTGGATGAATTGTTTGGGGACATGATCGGTGTTTTCGGTGTAATAGATGATATTATCATAGCCGGCTGTGGAGCGAATGACACAGAAGCCAAACAAGACTATGATCTGAACTTAAAGAAAGTCTTAGAAAGATGTGAAGAGAAACACATCATTttgaataaagaaaaacaagaggttGGACTCAAAGAAATATCATTTCATGGACATGTAATTACCAGAGATGGAGTGAAAATTGATGACAAGAAAGTCAAAGCTATTAATGACATGCAACCCCCTACTGATGTATCAGGTGTTAAAAGACTGTGTGGAATGGTACAGTACATGGCAAAATTTCTCCCTGACCTTTCGAACATTCTGGAACCGCTCAGAGAACTTACCCGCAAGGATAAGGCATGACAATGGGCAAAGGATTGCGAAGCAGCATTTCATAAAATCAAGAAGATGCTGACAGAAACCCCCGTACTAGCTTATTTCATAAAATCAAGAAGATGCTGACAGAAACCCCCGTACTAGCTTATTTCAGAAAATCAAGAAGATGCTGACAGAAACCCCCGTACTAGCTTATTTCAGAAAATCAAGAAGATGCTGACAGAAACCCCCGTACTAGCTTATTTCAGAAAATCAAGAAGATGCTGACAGAAACCCCCGTACTAGCTTATTTCGATCCTGGAAAGGAGGTAGTAGTACAAGTGGACAGTAGTAAAGACGGCATTGGTGCAGTTCTCCTTCAAGATGGCAGACCAGTggagtatgcaaggtgaagataacgaacagtgatcaatcccataactcctacaagcaatacagaatagatagttaggcaaacacggacccctggacacaccagaggtgagatcaggtgcctaggaggagtaagcatcccctgttgaccggtcacacccgccgtgagccccatatcctgatcactGACGGCGTCTGAGAGAAACTGGGCGCAGATTGAGAAAGAAGCGTTATCTGTGTTATACGGTCTGGAACGTTTCGACCAGTATACTTATGGCCGTAAAGTGACAATACAGAATGACCATAAACCGTTAGAGGCCATCCTGAAGAAACCTCTTGCAATGACACCAAAGCGCTTACAGGACATTATGATGAGATGGAACCGATATGACTTTGATTTTGTATATGTCAAAGGAACTAAACTTACAATTGCAGATACTTTGAGTCGTGCGTATCTTAAGAGTGAGGAGGGTAATTTCAATGAGAGACTAAGAAGTATGTCattgaagattgatgaaacatgTGATGTCCCTGATGCTCGTCTTCTTGAAATCAAAGAGGCAACTGAGATTGATGAGGAAATGCGGACGTTGAAGGAAACGGTAATAAATGGCTGGCCAGAGCAGAAACATGAAACACCTCTAGGAATTCGCCAATACTTTGATTTCAGAGACACCATATCATATAGTGATGGACTGATGCTGAAAGGGGAAGCTGTGATAATTCCCAAATCCTTGAGAAACGAAATGAAGACCAGACTTCACAAAGCTCTTTTTGGATATGATAGTATGTTGCGATGGGCAAGAGGAACGATATTTTGGCCAGGAATTAATGCGCATATTAAGCAGTTAGCTGATTGTTGTTTAATTTGTCAAGAGAGAAAACCAATGAACCAGAAGGCTCCATTGATGCAGCATGCAGAAGGATCTACTCCTTGGCAGAAAATAGGACTTGACCTGTTTGAGCTGAATGGAAAACATTATTTGATTGCTGTGGACTATTTCTctaatttcattgaaattgatttGCTGACATCTATGACAAGCTCCAGAGTAATAGCTTTACTCAAGAAACAGTTTGCTCGATTTGGTGTTCCAAATGTAATCATGTCTGATGGTGGCCCACAATTCGTAAGCCAACAATTCCAAGATTTTGCAAAGAAGTGGGGTTTTACTCATGTTACATCATCACCAATGGCAAAGCGGAGTCAGCCGTAAAAGCCATTGTTAGAGAAATGTGAAGTAGACAAGACAGATCCTTATGAAGCAATTCTTGAACAAAGGAACACACCAAGACAGGATACTGGTGTTAGTCCAGCGGAAGTCATGTTTAACAGAAAAGTGCGTGGCATGATTCCAAAGTTACATCAGAAGCTCGTGAAACCAGAAGCTCTTGAAATTTCAAAGAAGAGGAACCAACGTAGACAGACAGTAAAGAAATCATTTGACAGGAAGTCTCGTGAGCAGAGTGAATTGGATGTCGGTCAAGCAGTATACTTCCAGCATCTAGAAAGACGCAAGTGGAAACTAGGAGAATTCAGTGGTATTCTCGGACCGCGTACATATGTCGTCAAGGATCAGAATGGAACCTCTTATCGTAGAAATAGGATTCATGTGCGACATACCAAAGTTAATTTCCACAGTCGTGATCGTTCACCGATGCGTTCAGTTGTAGAAGATTATTCAAAGAGCACACAGGAAAACTTTGTAATCGATCCTAAACCAATCAAACGCTATTGTTAGAACAAGTGAACCAGAAACACTGTCCGTTGAACTGACCGAACCGACTGAACCACTCCATGAAGGAAGACCTATTCGTGATAGAAAAAAACCCAGCCTATCAGAAGGACTATGTTACCCGTTAATGAACTTTATTCTCTGTGATTAAGTCAATTTGTTTGTGAATCAGATTTgattttttatgtaaaattgtggcaaattttctaaagaaaagGGGATgttgatgaaatgtattaattgGATCGGGTTCGGTgtgcgatatatatatatatatatatatatatatatatatatatatatatatatatacatacatacatacatgtgtattgaaTAAAACGTGTGTTGTGACCAGGCGTTGTTTATGTAGATAATCGTCCTAATAGCACGAATTAACAGGGGGGTTACCCCCATCAAGTTATTTTATACTCCGTGAATCGGTCTCGAGGTAGGTAGCCCCTGTAGGATAATCAGTATTATAATGATGCATATCGTAGATGTCAGGTAACATTCTATGTACGAACTGATATGTATATATCGTGACGTCACGGGAATAAACAGCATGGCTCGCATCTGAGTGTTCTTTATATAAACAGAACTGAGAACATAACATGGTGTCAGAAGTGACGTTTTAGGTGTATTTTGCTGACGAGCACTATTTGCAGTTTCAGGGAGTTAGTGTACACTTTGCGTGCACAGTTACACCCAGTGTTATCGGACATATCTGTCTTAGTGTTTTTCGCGCCGGTACAGACTCTTTGTTTATGATGGCGTCGTACCAGGTTCAACCGCCAGAAAATTTCACCTTCACGAAACCTGAAGAGTGGCCGAAATGGGTTAAACGGTTTGAGAGGTTTAGAGTTGTTTCAGGCCTAAGTAAGAAAGATGAGGCAATTCAGGTGAACATACTTATATGCGCCATGGGTAATGAGGCCGAGgacattttcaattcatttggaTTAAATGAGGATGACGCcaaaaaatatgaaacggttAGTAACAAATTTCAAGCACACTTCGTTTCACGTCGAAATGTTATTTTCGAAAGAGCCAAATTTAACCAAAGAAAACAACAAGAAGGGGAGTCCGCAGACAGTTTTATAACTGCACTTTATACCCTAGTTGAACACTGTGAGTATGGACAATTGAAAGATGAAATGATCCGAGATAGAATAGTTGTTCGCATAAGAGACAGCAAATTATCAGAAAAACTTCAACTGAATCCAGATCTAAAGCTTGAAGATGCCATAAACCAAGCCCGTCAGAGAGAAGCTGTTCAAAAATAACAAGCTATCGTTCGCAATGAACTGAGTTCTTCGTTAGGAAGAGCATCAAGTGTAGATGCCGTCAGCAATTTCAAGAAACATGGACAAAGAAAGAAACACTCCTTTCAATCGGgaaaatccaacaaaaaagGGTTCACAAAACCAGCTAGTGGACACAATAATAAGGGTGCTAAACCAGTATCCTGCCACAGATGCGGACATTCGCAAGCTCACAGCAGAGAGGAATGCCCCGCCAAAAATCAGAAATGCGACAGACCCGTACCTTGCATTGCTTGCATACAGAGCAACTCCATTGAAGAATGGATGCAGCCCAGCTGAACTTTTAATGGGGAGAAAACTCAGGACCACTTTGCCAGAAAATCCGAGAAACTATTACCCAAAATGGCCAGACTTAGGAAAAGTACGTCATCTAGAGGAACAATCCCGTCAGAACCAAAAACTTAACTTTGATTTCGCAAAGAAAGCAAGACCTTTATCTCTGTTGAAAGCTGGAGAAACAGTATGGGTGAAGGGAAAAGGAGGAGGAACGACCGGAACAGTGGTAACCAGGACACAACAGAGTGACCGCTCTTACATCATTGAGACACCCAAAGGATCGATTCGCAGGAACCGTCGTCACTTAGCACCAGCAAGCATGTTGAAGGATGAAGTATTCGCGAGTGACACATTTGACCAAGATATGGACATTCcaggctgtccagcacccttggaccaaaaataagggcaaattttaggggtaaaattttaaaaaattagggctaacttagggctaaaattaggaatttttaaccaaattgcgg
This genomic interval carries:
- the LOC125662175 gene encoding uncharacterized protein K02A2.6-like is translated as MLTETPVLAYFDPGKEVVVQVDSSKDGIGAVLLQDGRPVEYNDHKPLEAILKKPLAMTPKRLQDIMMRWNRYDFDFVYVKGTKLTIADTLSRAYLKSEEGNFNERLRSMSLKIDETCDVPDARLLEIKEATEIDEEMRTLKETVINGWPEQKHETPLGIRQYFDFRDTISYSDGLMLKGEAVIIPKSLRNEMKTRLHKALFGYDSMLRWARGTIFWPGINAHIKQLADCCLICQERKPMNQKAPLMQHAEGSTPWQKIGLDLFELNGKHYLIAVDYFSNFIEIDLLTSMTSSRVIALLKKQFARFGVPNVIMSDGGPQFVSQQFQDFAKKWGFTHVTSSPMAKRSQP